One window of Planctomycetota bacterium genomic DNA carries:
- a CDS encoding HAD-IIIA family hydrolase yields MATSAGVRFPAAVFLDRDGTLIEDRHYLADPAGVAILPGVPEALGRLRAGGSRLFLFTNQSGVGRGYFTLADVAAVNARMVELLGLGADPFTAVCIAPERPDEPSVYRKPSPRFITEMLARHALDPTAAWMIGDAPSDWEAGIAAGIRAAAIVADPAADRHRARREELGVAAHPGLLDWLQAVVR; encoded by the coding sequence ATGGCGACCTCCGCCGGCGTCCGGTTTCCCGCCGCCGTGTTCCTCGACCGCGACGGCACGCTCATCGAAGACCGCCACTACCTCGCCGATCCGGCCGGCGTGGCGATCCTTCCCGGCGTGCCCGAGGCGCTCGGCCGGCTCCGCGCCGGCGGCTCGCGGCTGTTCCTGTTCACCAACCAGTCGGGGGTGGGGCGGGGTTACTTCACGCTCGCCGACGTCGCCGCGGTGAACGCCCGGATGGTCGAGCTGCTCGGCCTCGGAGCCGACCCGTTCACCGCGGTGTGCATCGCACCGGAGCGACCCGACGAGCCGTCGGTGTACCGTAAGCCTTCGCCGCGTTTCATCACCGAGATGCTCGCCCGCCACGCGCTCGATCCGACGGCGGCGTGGATGATCGGCGATGCACCGAGCGACTGGGAGGCGGGGATCGCCGCCGGGATTCGCGCGGCGGCGATCGTGGCTGATCCCGCCGCAGACCGCCACCGCGCCCGCCGGGAGGAGCTCGGCGTCGCCGCCCATCCCGGCCTGCTCGACTGGTTGCAGGCGGTCGTTCGCTGA
- a CDS encoding class I SAM-dependent methyltransferase, with translation MGVEIDLLVNYPRPDRDVAARAAAKTEEDRAIARRFDREFFDGDRRTGYGGFSYNPRFWQPTVPVFQRHFGLTGDSSILDVGCAKGFMMHDFAELIPGITVKGIDVSTYAVENAIPSMRSHVQVADARALPFADRSFDVVISINTIHNLEIDGVKQALQEIQRVQRRGAFITVDAWRDAAEKERMDAWNLTAKTILSVSGWQALFAEVGYTGDYFWFIP, from the coding sequence ATGGGCGTGGAAATCGACCTGCTTGTGAATTATCCCCGGCCCGACCGAGACGTCGCGGCCCGGGCCGCGGCGAAGACGGAGGAGGACCGCGCCATCGCCCGGCGCTTCGACCGGGAGTTCTTCGACGGCGACCGGCGGACGGGCTACGGCGGATTCTCCTACAATCCCCGATTCTGGCAGCCGACGGTCCCGGTGTTCCAGCGGCATTTCGGGCTGACCGGCGATTCGTCGATCCTCGACGTGGGCTGCGCCAAGGGATTCATGATGCACGATTTTGCGGAGTTGATCCCCGGCATCACCGTCAAGGGGATCGACGTCTCGACCTATGCCGTTGAGAACGCGATCCCGTCCATGCGGTCCCATGTGCAGGTGGCCGACGCGCGGGCGCTCCCCTTCGCCGACCGGTCCTTCGACGTGGTGATCTCGATCAACACCATCCATAACCTGGAGATCGACGGCGTGAAGCAGGCGCTCCAGGAGATCCAGCGGGTGCAGCGCCGCGGCGCCTTCATCACGGTCGATGCCTGGCGCGACGCCGCCGAAAAGGAGCGGATGGACGCCTGGAACCTGACCGCGAAGACCATCCTCTCCGTTTCCGGCTGGCAGGCCCTGTTCGCGGAGGTCGGCTACACCGGGGACTACTTCTGGTTCATCCCATGA
- a CDS encoding thiamine pyrophosphate-dependent dehydrogenase E1 component subunit alpha, whose protein sequence is MTPTVSGQDVPREALLRSMKRLRRLEEAIAERYPEGRMRCPVHLSIGQEAVSAAVGLALHPEDLAVSGHRAHTHYLAKGGSMPRLVAEIYGKQSGCSRGKGGSMHLVDEAAGFKGSTAIVGGTIPVGTGLGLSLATRGSPQVACVFFGDAAVEEGVFFESVNFAAIRRLPVLYLCENNFYSVYSPLRVRQPEGRRIHEMVAGLGLSAAYGDGNDPELVYQMTGDALASIRSGAGPVFLEFTTYRYREHCGPNFDNDLGYRTEAEFLERRSADPVETYEMRLLESGVVTRESLATMDAAIAAEVADAFAFAEASPFPDRSEAFSDLYVGEDGA, encoded by the coding sequence ATGACGCCAACGGTCTCCGGCCAGGACGTGCCTCGCGAGGCGTTGCTCCGGTCAATGAAGCGGTTGCGGCGCCTCGAGGAGGCGATCGCCGAACGGTATCCCGAGGGCCGGATGCGGTGCCCGGTGCACCTGTCCATCGGCCAGGAGGCGGTCAGCGCCGCCGTCGGCCTGGCGTTGCATCCGGAAGATCTGGCCGTGAGCGGGCACCGCGCGCACACGCACTACCTCGCCAAGGGCGGGTCGATGCCCCGCCTGGTCGCCGAGATCTACGGCAAGCAATCCGGGTGCAGTCGCGGCAAGGGCGGATCCATGCACCTCGTCGACGAGGCGGCGGGATTCAAGGGAAGCACAGCGATCGTCGGCGGCACGATCCCCGTGGGCACGGGTCTGGGGCTGTCGCTGGCGACGCGCGGCTCGCCACAGGTGGCCTGCGTATTCTTCGGCGACGCGGCCGTCGAAGAAGGCGTATTCTTTGAGTCGGTCAACTTCGCGGCCATCCGGCGCCTTCCCGTGCTCTACCTGTGCGAAAATAACTTCTACTCGGTCTACTCCCCGCTCCGCGTGCGGCAGCCGGAGGGGAGGCGAATCCACGAGATGGTCGCGGGGCTCGGCCTGTCGGCCGCGTACGGCGACGGCAACGACCCCGAACTGGTCTACCAGATGACGGGAGATGCCCTGGCATCCATCCGGTCCGGCGCAGGCCCGGTGTTCCTCGAGTTCACGACCTATCGCTACCGCGAGCACTGCGGCCCGAATTTCGATAACGACCTGGGCTACCGCACCGAGGCCGAGTTCCTCGAGCGGCGGTCGGCCGATCCGGTGGAGACCTACGAAATGCGACTGCTCGAGTCGGGAGTCGTGACGCGGGAGTCGTTGGCCACCATGGACGCGGCCATTGCGGCGGAGGTGGCTGACGCCTTTGCCTTCGCGGAAGCGTCGCCGTTTCCCGACCGGTCCGAGGCCTTCAGCGACCTGTACGTGGGGGAGGACGGCGCGTGA
- a CDS encoding alpha-ketoacid dehydrogenase subunit beta — protein MEIDERILCFGLGVDDPKRIFGTTAGLVERFGPRRVFDMPTSEAAMTGVAIGASLDGARCLMTHQRLDFFLLTLDQIVNNAAKWRYMFGGQAAPVRIVVRLILGRGWGQGPTHSQNLQAWFAHIPGLKVVMPASPADAKGLLLSALFDDNPVLFLEHRWLHQMQGELPEGDHRVPIGKAAVVAEGSDLTIVTMSSMTVETLHALPALQEAGISAEVIDLRSIRPLDLDTVLASVRKTGRLLAVDTASPVCSVASEIVATAACECFDRLEGPPRRLALPDFPVPTSPALTDGFYPRAEQIAVAAAGMLGRTVDVAEIVASRTSPHDVPGDWFKGPF, from the coding sequence ATGGAGATCGACGAGCGGATCCTCTGTTTCGGTCTCGGCGTGGATGATCCCAAGCGGATTTTCGGGACCACCGCAGGGCTCGTGGAACGGTTCGGGCCCCGCCGCGTGTTCGACATGCCGACCTCGGAAGCGGCCATGACGGGGGTGGCGATCGGCGCGTCGCTCGACGGCGCCCGCTGCCTGATGACGCACCAGCGGCTCGATTTCTTCCTGCTCACGCTCGACCAGATCGTCAATAACGCGGCGAAATGGCGGTACATGTTCGGGGGCCAGGCCGCGCCGGTGAGGATCGTGGTGCGGCTCATCCTGGGCCGGGGATGGGGGCAGGGGCCGACGCACTCGCAGAACCTGCAGGCGTGGTTCGCCCACATTCCGGGACTGAAGGTGGTCATGCCGGCCTCCCCGGCCGATGCCAAGGGCCTGCTCTTGTCGGCGCTCTTCGACGACAATCCGGTGCTCTTCCTGGAGCATCGCTGGTTGCACCAGATGCAGGGGGAACTTCCCGAGGGGGACCACCGGGTGCCGATCGGGAAGGCCGCCGTGGTGGCGGAAGGCAGCGACCTGACGATCGTCACGATGTCCTCCATGACCGTCGAAACGCTGCACGCGTTGCCTGCCCTGCAGGAGGCTGGTATCTCGGCCGAGGTGATCGATCTGCGGTCGATCCGGCCGCTCGACCTCGACACAGTGCTGGCCTCGGTGCGGAAGACCGGTCGGCTGCTCGCCGTGGATACGGCGAGCCCGGTGTGCTCGGTGGCCAGCGAGATCGTGGCCACGGCGGCCTGCGAATGCTTCGACCGGCTCGAGGGGCCGCCGCGGCGGCTGGCATTGCCCGACTTTCCGGTGCCGACGAGCCCGGCCCTGACCGACGGCTTCTATCCGCGGGCGGAGCAGATTGCCGTGGCCGCGGCCGGGATGCTCGGCCGCACGGTGGACGTCGCGGAGATCGTCGCCTCGCGGACGTCGCCGCACGACGTGCCGGGCGATTGGTTCAAGGGGCCGTTCTAA
- a CDS encoding FkbM family methyltransferase — protein MTAEGLIEASETLGSMLTALPDMMAMHAPGTPTYQFLNVVARHAVARAFSSVDPPAVEFGEFGRIVFPFRRMGAITSLDLFGLDELVIFGFYLRQRGRYRRVLDVGANVGLHSLLLSRCGFEVNCFEPDPLTCAALRRTLSANDCRTVHVHEAAVSSQTGTTEFVRVLGNTTGSHVAGAKKQPYGDLERLVVKTVAIGELLADVDFMKLDAEGHEADILCCTTAQHWAGTEAIVEIGSPENAVAVHRHMTGLGVSLFAQQRGWHRVDTVADMPRSYHDGSVFISNNKVMPW, from the coding sequence ATGACCGCTGAAGGACTTATAGAGGCTTCAGAGACGCTCGGTTCAATGCTCACGGCGCTGCCGGACATGATGGCCATGCACGCGCCCGGAACGCCGACCTATCAGTTCCTCAATGTGGTGGCACGGCACGCGGTTGCCCGGGCATTTTCGTCGGTCGATCCGCCGGCGGTAGAGTTTGGCGAGTTCGGCCGCATCGTGTTCCCGTTTCGCCGCATGGGTGCGATCACGTCGCTTGACCTGTTCGGCCTGGACGAACTGGTGATTTTCGGGTTTTACCTGCGTCAGCGTGGCCGATACCGGAGGGTACTCGACGTCGGTGCCAACGTTGGGCTGCATTCGCTGCTACTGTCCCGCTGCGGTTTCGAGGTGAATTGCTTCGAGCCCGATCCCCTGACGTGCGCTGCGCTGCGGCGCACCCTGTCCGCGAACGACTGTCGGACGGTGCATGTGCATGAGGCGGCAGTCTCGTCGCAGACGGGGACCACGGAGTTCGTCCGGGTGTTGGGCAATACGACTGGCAGCCACGTCGCGGGCGCAAAGAAGCAACCGTATGGCGACCTCGAGCGGCTGGTCGTCAAGACCGTCGCGATCGGCGAACTCCTGGCGGATGTCGACTTCATGAAGCTCGACGCTGAGGGTCACGAGGCCGACATACTCTGCTGCACGACCGCGCAGCACTGGGCCGGCACGGAGGCGATCGTGGAGATCGGAAGCCCCGAGAACGCGGTGGCCGTCCATCGACACATGACGGGGCTTGGTGTAAGCCTGTTCGCGCAGCAGCGGGGCTGGCATCGCGTCGATACTGTCGCGGACATGCCACGGTCCTACCACGACGGCTCCGTCTTCATCTCGAACAACAAGGTCATGCCATGGTAA
- a CDS encoding SDR family oxidoreductase: protein MVNCIPEVFIAGANADIGNALLRNFAADGWRVGGTYRNTSPELTGAPDSAEPFFIACDFSLPGFAGEVAERYTSAGREWDVFISAVGTMLPVGPFMETPFADWEQGLRVNLLSQLELVHSLYPYRRPDKVAHVVLLAGGGTNGPFRNYSAYCLSKIGLIKACELLDDECADLNAFIVGPGWVRTKIHAETLVSGARAGENQARTRDFLDSGDSGTAHDVIYRCIRWGIEAGREVAGGRNFSVVHDPWREAGFSARLKADGNLCKLRRSNPQ from the coding sequence ATGGTAAATTGCATCCCAGAGGTGTTCATCGCGGGTGCCAATGCTGACATCGGCAATGCACTGCTAAGGAACTTCGCAGCCGACGGATGGCGCGTGGGCGGCACATATCGAAACACAAGCCCAGAACTGACAGGAGCGCCAGACTCCGCAGAACCCTTCTTCATCGCCTGCGATTTTTCGCTGCCCGGATTCGCGGGCGAAGTCGCTGAACGTTATACGTCAGCGGGCCGCGAGTGGGACGTCTTCATTTCGGCGGTCGGCACGATGCTGCCTGTCGGACCCTTCATGGAGACACCGTTCGCCGACTGGGAGCAAGGGCTGCGGGTCAATCTGTTGTCACAGCTCGAGTTGGTCCACAGCCTCTATCCGTACCGCCGTCCCGACAAAGTCGCGCATGTGGTCTTGCTGGCCGGTGGCGGCACAAACGGCCCGTTTCGCAACTACTCCGCCTACTGTCTGTCGAAGATCGGCCTGATCAAGGCCTGCGAACTGCTCGACGACGAGTGCGCTGACCTGAATGCGTTCATTGTGGGCCCGGGCTGGGTGCGGACGAAGATTCACGCCGAGACGCTCGTGAGCGGTGCTCGCGCAGGGGAGAATCAGGCGCGGACGCGCGACTTCCTCGACTCGGGCGATTCGGGAACGGCCCACGACGTCATCTATCGGTGCATCCGGTGGGGCATCGAGGCCGGGCGGGAGGTCGCCGGAGGCCGCAACTTTTCGGTGGTTCACGACCCGTGGAGAGAGGCCGGATTCTCAGCACGATTGAAGGCCGATGGTAATCTCTGCAAACTGCGGAGGAGTAATCCACAGTGA
- a CDS encoding thiamine pyrophosphate-binding protein, with protein MVISANCGGVIHSDRSKARPASGSHRMKLSDYVAAFLAQQGIRHAFAIAGGACLHLIDSIAARTDIAYVCPHHEQAAAMAADAYSRVSERPGVAITTSGPGATNLITGICCAYYDSVPVLFITGQVATFRLKQDTGVRQFGFQETDIVGMCRSVTKYAVMVEDPLRIRYELEKAVALATSGRPGPVLVDIPDDLQRRDIDPGTLEGYSPPPPASSSANHAGQAREALALLRRARRPIVILGWGIHLANAAADAVTFLRLSGLPVVPTWGAIDLVAHTPDNFVGTFGLHGTRYGNFAVQNSDCILAIGTRLDTHETGSPLSSFAREARKIIVDIDRAELTKFPRFGMPVDLPIEADAGDFLRALSLELPQAEMPDITPWRLQIAEWQREFEICPASNFNEPTPNPYAAIKALSRAAAADGTVVIDTGCVIAWFMQAWEPRPGQRIFSALNNTPMGYALPGAIGASFALDRATVLCLIGDGGLMMNIQELATIMHHALPIKIIVFNNRGYSMIQQTQDQWLGSRYHASSKDGGLSFPDFVEVARAHGIPAARIDRSVTMPDVIAQALAHDGPFLCDLTLDPAERVVPQVVYGRPIEDAGPLLSRDLFLRNMLVKPLDISLLGE; from the coding sequence ATGGTAATCTCTGCAAACTGCGGAGGAGTAATCCACAGTGATCGTTCGAAAGCGAGGCCGGCGTCCGGGAGTCATCGCATGAAGCTTTCCGACTACGTTGCCGCGTTCCTCGCCCAACAGGGCATCCGACACGCCTTCGCCATCGCTGGCGGAGCCTGCCTGCATCTGATCGACTCAATCGCCGCCCGCACCGACATCGCCTACGTGTGTCCGCATCACGAACAGGCGGCGGCGATGGCCGCGGACGCATATTCCCGCGTCTCGGAGCGGCCTGGGGTGGCTATCACGACGAGCGGCCCCGGAGCGACGAATCTGATCACGGGCATTTGTTGTGCCTACTACGATTCCGTGCCGGTACTCTTCATCACCGGCCAGGTCGCGACGTTTCGCCTCAAGCAGGACACGGGCGTGCGGCAGTTCGGCTTCCAAGAGACCGACATCGTCGGCATGTGTCGTTCCGTGACCAAGTATGCCGTGATGGTGGAGGATCCGCTGAGGATTCGCTACGAACTCGAAAAGGCGGTGGCCCTGGCCACCTCGGGCCGGCCCGGGCCGGTACTGGTCGATATCCCGGACGACCTGCAGCGTCGCGACATCGACCCGGGAACGTTGGAAGGTTACTCGCCGCCACCGCCGGCTTCTTCGTCGGCCAACCATGCCGGTCAGGCCCGGGAGGCGCTTGCGTTGCTACGCCGTGCCCGCAGGCCGATCGTGATCCTCGGCTGGGGTATCCATCTCGCGAATGCCGCTGCGGATGCGGTGACCTTCTTGCGCCTTAGCGGGCTGCCCGTCGTGCCAACCTGGGGGGCCATCGATCTCGTCGCCCACACGCCGGACAACTTCGTCGGCACCTTTGGGCTACATGGAACGCGATACGGCAACTTCGCGGTGCAAAACTCCGACTGCATCCTGGCGATCGGTACCAGGCTCGATACCCACGAAACGGGAAGCCCTTTGAGCAGCTTCGCGCGCGAGGCTCGGAAAATCATCGTTGACATCGACCGCGCTGAACTCACCAAGTTCCCGAGATTCGGAATGCCGGTCGATCTACCCATCGAGGCGGACGCCGGAGATTTCCTCCGCGCCCTGTCGTTGGAACTCCCGCAGGCAGAAATGCCCGACATCACGCCATGGCGGCTGCAGATCGCCGAATGGCAGAGGGAGTTCGAAATCTGTCCTGCTAGCAACTTTAACGAGCCCACGCCGAACCCCTATGCAGCGATCAAGGCCCTTTCACGGGCCGCGGCCGCCGATGGCACCGTCGTGATCGACACGGGCTGCGTGATCGCATGGTTCATGCAGGCCTGGGAGCCACGGCCTGGTCAGCGGATATTCAGCGCCCTCAACAACACACCCATGGGATACGCGCTTCCCGGCGCAATCGGCGCTAGCTTCGCGCTCGATCGTGCGACGGTACTCTGCCTGATCGGCGACGGCGGGTTGATGATGAACATTCAGGAACTCGCGACCATCATGCACCACGCCCTACCAATCAAGATCATCGTGTTCAACAACCGTGGATACAGCATGATCCAGCAGACACAGGATCAGTGGCTTGGATCCCGCTACCATGCTTCCTCGAAGGACGGCGGGTTGTCGTTTCCAGACTTCGTCGAGGTTGCAAGAGCGCATGGTATCCCGGCCGCGAGAATAGACAGGAGTGTGACGATGCCCGACGTAATAGCTCAGGCCCTGGCCCACGACGGGCCGTTCCTTTGTGATCTGACACTTGATCCGGCTGAGCGGGTGGTTCCGCAGGTCGTGTACGGACGGCCAATCGAGGATGCGGGGCCCTTGCTGAGTCGAGACCTGTTTCTGCGAAACATGCTTGTGAAGCCGCTTGATATCTCTCTGCTGGGTGAGTGA
- a CDS encoding zinc-binding dehydrogenase, which produces MRGVVLTRPGGDLEIATDLEFPEPMHGQVSVQVAFSGVCHSQLMEARGLRGEDRYVPHLLGHEGTGVVRAIGSGVTKVAAGDRVVLTWIKGEGLDVGGGRYGWNGRRVNAGAVTTFNEVAVVAENRVVRLPAGVPMDVGVLLGCALPTGAGVVCNTLQPEPGRTLVVYGLGGVGICALAAASRYGLKRLIAVDVEPGKLSLAHDFGATDVIDASREEPVEVIRGLTDGRGADYAVEAAGGTATIERAFSSVCDDGGRCVFASHPPAGKRICLDPHALIRGRRIEGSWGGGCLPDRDIPLLASLCLDPGLPFRSLVRDRYPLAEVNRALADLETRRAMRPLLVVAPELE; this is translated from the coding sequence ATGCGTGGTGTCGTTCTTACACGTCCGGGAGGCGACCTCGAGATTGCGACCGATCTCGAATTTCCGGAGCCTATGCATGGCCAGGTAAGCGTGCAGGTGGCGTTCAGCGGGGTGTGCCACAGCCAGCTCATGGAGGCCCGCGGGCTGCGCGGCGAGGATCGCTACGTGCCCCACCTGCTCGGACACGAGGGCACTGGTGTAGTCCGAGCGATCGGCTCCGGCGTAACAAAGGTAGCGGCCGGCGACCGGGTGGTGCTGACCTGGATCAAAGGCGAAGGATTGGACGTCGGCGGCGGCCGTTACGGCTGGAATGGACGCCGCGTCAATGCCGGCGCGGTGACGACGTTCAACGAGGTGGCCGTTGTCGCCGAGAATCGGGTCGTACGGCTGCCGGCCGGCGTTCCCATGGATGTTGGTGTGCTCCTCGGCTGCGCGTTGCCGACGGGTGCGGGTGTCGTCTGCAATACCCTCCAGCCGGAGCCAGGGCGAACGCTGGTCGTTTACGGCCTAGGTGGCGTGGGTATTTGCGCGCTGGCGGCTGCGAGTCGTTACGGCCTGAAGCGACTGATCGCTGTCGATGTCGAGCCGGGCAAGCTGTCATTAGCGCATGATTTCGGAGCGACCGACGTCATTGACGCGTCCCGCGAGGAGCCGGTCGAGGTCATTCGCGGGCTCACTGACGGGCGGGGCGCGGACTACGCTGTGGAGGCGGCCGGCGGCACCGCAACCATCGAGCGCGCGTTCTCATCGGTTTGTGATGATGGCGGCCGATGCGTGTTCGCCTCCCATCCGCCCGCAGGGAAGCGAATCTGCCTCGATCCGCACGCATTGATTCGAGGCCGCCGGATTGAGGGCAGTTGGGGCGGGGGGTGCTTGCCCGACCGGGACATCCCACTCCTGGCAAGCCTGTGCCTCGACCCCGGGCTGCCCTTCCGTTCGCTGGTCCGCGACCGATACCCGCTTGCCGAGGTAAACCGGGCGCTCGCCGACCTCGAGACACGTCGGGCCATGCGGCCGCTTCTGGTGGTCGCCCCCGAGCTAGAGTAA
- a CDS encoding glycosyltransferase family 2 protein yields MISVFIPAFNEAANLAATVDTVMAAAGRAGCTDLQIIIVNDGSRDATGAIAADFASRMANVTVVEHATNQGLGTGFRDALAIATCDRFLIVPGDNDISLDLLCALFKNAYRADMVLSYFVNKEARGVARNVISLIFGAIYMITFGIYVQYINGPCVYPTDRLRRINLRANRFSIVVEATIKLLCSGASYYEVAGYMQKGLAGSTSLSLRNLTEVVRSYLRLVYEIKFARRREFAKRPHRVM; encoded by the coding sequence GTGATTTCTGTGTTCATTCCGGCGTTCAACGAGGCCGCCAATTTGGCGGCGACCGTAGACACCGTCATGGCCGCGGCCGGCAGGGCCGGCTGCACGGACCTGCAGATCATCATCGTGAACGACGGCAGCCGAGATGCAACCGGCGCGATCGCCGCCGATTTTGCCAGCCGCATGGCAAACGTGACGGTGGTCGAGCACGCGACCAACCAGGGGTTGGGCACCGGCTTTCGCGATGCCTTGGCGATCGCCACGTGCGACCGTTTTCTCATCGTTCCAGGTGACAACGACATCTCACTCGACCTGCTCTGCGCCCTGTTCAAGAACGCCTACCGGGCCGATATGGTGTTGAGCTACTTCGTAAACAAGGAGGCGAGGGGAGTCGCGCGGAACGTGATCTCCCTGATCTTCGGGGCGATCTACATGATCACGTTCGGTATCTACGTGCAGTACATTAATGGCCCGTGCGTCTATCCCACGGACAGGCTCCGCCGTATCAATTTGCGAGCGAATCGCTTCAGCATCGTGGTCGAGGCGACGATCAAGTTGCTCTGCTCGGGTGCTAGCTATTACGAGGTGGCAGGGTACATGCAGAAGGGGCTCGCGGGGAGCACGTCACTGTCACTCCGCAACCTCACAGAGGTGGTGCGCTCCTACCTGCGACTCGTCTACGAGATCAAGTTCGCCCGTCGTAGGGAGTTCGCGAAGCGGCCGCATCGCGTTATGTGA
- a CDS encoding NAD-dependent epimerase/dehydratase family protein: MAPPSETFVVLGSNSFSGATFVAEALADGARVIGISRSAEPDEALLPYRWAPHEWFTFHALDFNRDLEGIGAVIDAARPDYVINFAAQSMVAQSWDHPEHWYQTNVVATARLVDRLKKAEFLKKFVQISTPEVYGSTSGLVKETAPFNPSTPYAVSKAACDMNLQAYRKAYGFPVAFTRAANVCGPGQPLYRIIPRTVFCILTGRRLKLEGGGTSVRSFIHMADVARGTLAVARRGIAGDVYHLATGTNQTIREVVEEICRQLGARFDDAVESTPPRLAQDPAYLLDCTKARGEFGWEPKLTVADVIGETIDWMKINLDRLRMIPADYVHKL; this comes from the coding sequence ATGGCCCCGCCGTCCGAAACCTTCGTCGTCCTCGGGAGCAACTCGTTCTCCGGCGCCACCTTCGTGGCCGAGGCGCTCGCCGACGGCGCACGGGTGATCGGGATCAGCCGCTCCGCGGAGCCCGACGAAGCGCTCCTCCCCTACCGGTGGGCACCGCACGAGTGGTTCACGTTCCACGCCCTCGATTTCAACCGTGATCTCGAGGGCATCGGCGCCGTGATCGACGCGGCCCGGCCGGACTACGTCATCAACTTCGCCGCACAGAGCATGGTCGCCCAGAGCTGGGACCATCCCGAGCACTGGTACCAGACCAACGTCGTCGCCACGGCCCGGCTGGTCGACCGGCTGAAGAAGGCCGAGTTTCTCAAGAAGTTCGTCCAGATCTCTACCCCCGAGGTCTACGGCAGCACGAGCGGCCTGGTGAAGGAAACGGCGCCGTTCAACCCGAGCACCCCCTACGCCGTGTCGAAGGCGGCCTGCGACATGAACCTCCAGGCCTACCGGAAGGCCTACGGCTTCCCCGTCGCGTTCACGCGGGCGGCCAACGTCTGCGGGCCAGGACAGCCGCTGTACCGGATCATCCCCCGGACGGTGTTCTGCATCCTCACGGGGCGCCGGCTCAAGCTCGAAGGGGGTGGCACGAGCGTCCGCTCCTTCATCCACATGGCCGACGTCGCCCGGGGCACGCTCGCCGTGGCCCGTCGGGGGATCGCCGGCGACGTCTACCACCTCGCCACCGGCACCAACCAGACGATCCGCGAGGTCGTCGAGGAGATCTGCCGGCAGCTCGGGGCACGGTTCGACGACGCCGTCGAGTCCACGCCGCCGCGGCTCGCCCAGGATCCGGCCTATCTGCTCGACTGCACGAAGGCCCGCGGCGAGTTCGGCTGGGAGCCGAAGCTCACGGTGGCCGACGTAATCGGTGAAACGATCGACTGGATGAAGATCAACCTCGACCGGCTGCGGATGATTCCCGCAGACTACGTTCATAAGTTGTAA
- a CDS encoding NAD-dependent epimerase/dehydratase family protein, producing MARRFDSVAVIGGAGYVGAVLVPRLLELDYRVRVFDLFIYGAEALAAVAGHPRLEIIAGDVRDDEAVQRAVRGVDAVIHLACISNDPSVELDPDLSKSVNLDSFGPTVKAAKAAGVRRFVFASSGSVYGVSDSPQVTEEHALVPVSLYNKYKAACEPLLLAEQAPSFTTVAVRPATICGYSPRQRLDLTVNILTNHAVNNGRITVFGGVQMRPNLHMQDMVDLYCLLLEAPDDTIAGQIFNAGYQNYSVAETAEVVRNVVREEMPEKGEIEIVTTPSDDIRSYRINSDKIRRVLGFTPRHTVEDGARDLIRAFKAGKLPDSMTDTRYSNIKTMKAIHLK from the coding sequence GTGGCACGGCGTTTCGACAGCGTGGCGGTGATCGGCGGCGCGGGATACGTGGGGGCGGTGCTCGTGCCGCGGCTCCTCGAGCTCGACTACCGCGTCCGTGTGTTCGATCTGTTCATCTACGGTGCGGAGGCCCTGGCGGCCGTCGCTGGCCATCCGCGGCTCGAGATCATCGCGGGCGACGTCCGCGATGACGAAGCGGTGCAGCGGGCCGTCCGCGGCGTTGATGCGGTCATCCACCTGGCCTGCATCTCCAACGACCCGAGCGTCGAACTCGACCCCGACCTTTCCAAGTCGGTGAATCTCGACTCCTTCGGCCCGACCGTGAAGGCGGCGAAGGCGGCGGGGGTCCGCCGGTTCGTCTTCGCCTCCTCGGGGAGCGTCTACGGCGTCAGCGACTCGCCTCAGGTCACCGAAGAGCACGCGCTGGTACCGGTGTCGCTCTACAACAAGTACAAGGCCGCCTGTGAGCCGCTGCTGCTGGCCGAGCAAGCGCCGTCGTTCACCACGGTCGCCGTGCGACCGGCGACGATCTGCGGCTACTCGCCACGCCAGCGACTCGACCTGACGGTCAACATCCTCACCAATCACGCGGTCAACAACGGCCGGATCACGGTGTTCGGCGGCGTGCAGATGCGGCCCAACCTCCACATGCAGGACATGGTCGACCTGTACTGCCTCCTCCTCGAGGCGCCCGACGACACGATCGCCGGCCAGATTTTCAACGCCGGCTACCAGAATTATTCCGTCGCCGAGACGGCCGAGGTGGTGCGGAACGTGGTCCGCGAGGAGATGCCGGAGAAGGGGGAGATCGAGATCGTCACCACCCCGTCGGACGATATCCGCTCCTACCGGATCAACTCCGACAAGATCCGCCGGGTGCTCGGCTTTACGCCGCGGCACACCGTCGAAGACGGGGCCCGCGACCTGATCCGGGCCTTCAAGGCCGGCAAGCTCCCCGACTCGATGACCGACACCAGGTATTCCAACATCAAGACGATGAAGGCCATCCACCTGAAGTGA